The Chryseolinea soli nucleotide sequence CGATCTTGTAGCGGGTGGCACGCGGCACGGCGTGGAGCAAGGTGTTGGAACCCAGGAGCGCTCCCGTGGTGAGTAAACTGGTTTGCTGGAGAAATTGTCGTCTGTTGATCATGCTTGTGCGAAGGGGTTAAGGGTTATAAACGAACCTGACCCCGGGTACGAAGGGCATTAGTGATACGTTTAATTGTCTAAGATAACGGAATTAAGTTTTACGGCGGCAAATATTTCGGAGGAGTGGCTCGGGAACTGTGTAGTAAAATATGTTTGACTACATCTTCGGTACGAAAGGCGATCGCAGGACGGAGAGAATACCTGAGAGACTTGTGTGACGCGTTGTGACCGGTTGCGTCTTGGTGCGAAGGGCGATGACGGGGCATGCGTTTCGTGCCAGAAAATATGAAGCCAGATCCAATAGTTCATGTGGCACGTTTTAATATGGACTTATTCCCCAGGCTAAAGCCTGGGGTTATTCAAACACAGGAGATTGTAAGGGCAAGTCCGTACATGCATTTCAGTAACCCCAGGCTTTAGCCTGGGGTTAACGCTCCAACCGCTTCATTGCGCCAAAGATGCACCCTCTGGATGTCTCGTCCTAAAATAAGTTTACAGATTTAACATCATTACTATTGTCGTGTTTTGATGTTGGAATGTGGATAACTCCACAAGAATACCTTTCAAAGTAATGTACTTTTGAGAGTTATCCATATTTCAACATCTTGAATGGATAATTTCAGGAGTCTGGTAGCCACAGCTCATATGAGGGCGTTCTTCATTATATAGCCTAACTACCAAATCCATTGTCATCTTGGCCTGATTCAAATTGTGAACGGAGTATTCGTTAAGGTACTCTTCTTTTAATATACCATTCACACGCTCAGCCAAAGCATTTTCATAGGGGTCTCCATTCTCTGTCATACTAATTTGAATCAGGCTATCCCGAAGCAACTGCGTGTATTGGCGACAGCAGTATTGCAGACCCCTGTCAGAGTGATGGATTAGGCTGATGGGCTTCGTCTGGATTGTACGTAGAGCCATTTTTAATGCTTGGACAGTTCCAGTAGCTTCCAGTGTCTTGGCTACATGATAGCCAATAATTTTTCGCGAATAGGCATCCGTAATCAAACTGATATAAACGTATCCACTATTAATTTTCCAATAAGTTATATCACTTACCCAAAGTTGGTTTACGCGATCTGGAATGCATTGCTTAATTAAATTAGGGTATTTATGGAAGTGGTGCTGGGAGTTTGTCGTAAATACCTTTCTCTTTTTCCGGACAACCAATAAGTTGTTGATTTCTAGCAACTTAAAAAATGCATCACGGCCCATTTTGATTTGGTGCTCGTGCAAAAAAGACTGTATCATTCGATAAATTTTTCTTCCTCCCATGCGAGGATGTCGGTCCCTAATTTTATATACCTGGCTCAATACAACTTTGAGCGTAGTCTGCTGAGAGTTTTGATGTTTGAAATGTTGATAATAAGCCTGAGAAGTTATACCAAGTAATCGACATAGCCGGATCAGGGCGATGTGTTTGTAACGCAACTTCATTTGATGGATTACTTGGTATCGGACTTTTTTTGGATGTCAATTTTGAGATCCTTCTCCGCTATCTGAATCATCCGTCTGTAAGCTTCTTCTTTTAGTCGGCTATCCTCCAGCTGCTTTTCCAGTTCTTTAATCCTGGCTGTTAGCGCCTGATCTGAGTCTTTTTTGCCCTTCTTCTTACTACCCATAGGTCGCAAATTTAAGGGTTTCCTTGGAACACGTTTTTTCTCGAGACCAAGCTGACGCATCCACCTCAATAACCGACCCTGATTTCTACTGCCCTTATCTATGAACTGACGCCAAAATTCATCTTTGCATCCACCTCTTGAATGATACAATTCGATTAGCCGCTTCTTTTCTTCGTCGCTTAAACGGGTCCACTTTCTCTTTTTAGTTCTCATTGCAGGTTTACTGGTTTAGTGTAAACCTATTTCAGGACAAGACAGGAAGCTCGCACGTTCATGGCGCAGCCTCACAAGGCCTCCTCGAAGTGATGCTTCGGGGGCAGTCACTCGACAGATTGGGCGCCACAGCGCCATTGATAAAATTAAAACCAGATTGTTATTTTTGATCCACAATTCGCTTCCCATGAACGGAACCCTCCGCGCTAACATCACCCCAGGCCAACGCGTGGCCATCGTCCAGAAAAAAGACCAGCGCTCCGGCACGCTGACCGAAGGCGTCGTAAAGGACATCCTCACCAACTCCCCTACCCACCCCCACGGCATTAAAGTACGGCTGGACAACGGTATCGTTGGACGCGTAAAAAAGATTTTGTCCTGACAAGCGCCGTTTCGGGAATCTATTCGTTGCGCAAAGAATTTACCGGATTGCTTCTCGCGGCCCGCATGGCCTGGGTGCTCACAATGAGCAAGGCAAAGATCAGGGCCAACACACCGGTGAAAGGGAACACCCACCACGGGATCTCTATGCGGTATTGATACCGCTCCAGATAGCTGTTCAACAACCACCACGCCAGCGGCGCCGAAAACACAAACGCGATGATCACCAACTTTGAAAAATCCCGCGACATGAGTCCCACCAGACTCGACACGGAAGCACCCAGCACCTTGCGGATGCCGATCTCTTTCGTGCGCTGCTCGGCGGTGAAAGCGGCCAATCCAAAAAGTCCGAGACCGGTGATGACGACCGCTAACGAAGCGAAAAGGCTCGCCAGCCGGCTGATCATGTTGATGTTGGTGAACTTCTTTTGGAATTCCACATCCACGAACGTGTATTCAAACGGATAGGCGGGGTTGTATTTTTTGAACACGGCCTCCACGCGGGCCAGCGATTCTTTTATGTCTTTCGTTTCGTCCAGCCGTATGGAAACGGCGCTGATCCAGTCCGGTTGGAGCACGATGAACATGGGTCCGATCTGCCGGTCAGGCGATCCCATCAGTACGTTGTCGACAATGCCGATCAGCTCTTTTTTCTTACCCCAAAGGTCGAGTTTGGTGCCGATGGGGTCCTTCAGTTGCATGATGTCCATAGCAGCTTTATTCACGAGGATGGCCGCAGTGTCGCTCTTGAAATCTTCCGAGAAGTCGCGTCCTTCCAGCAATTTGATGCCCATGGTTTTAACGTAGTCGTATTCGGTGGCAATGGTGGCAAAGATCACCCGGCGGTCGGGCGCTTCACCGGGCCAGTTCAAGAAATTGTTGGAATAGATCTGGGTGATGGGGCTGTTGGATTTTGTTACCGCCTTCACGGCGCCGGACTGCAACAGCTCTTGTTTGATGGTTTTATAATTTTTGCCGATGTCGGTGGTGTAGTCCACCGTGATGAGGCCTTTTTGGCTGTAGCCGATGTCGCGGCTTTTTACGTGCTGGATCTGTTTATAGATCACCAGCGTGCCGATGATGAGGAAGATGGAGAACACAAACTGGAGGATCACCAACACCTTGCGCGGTGTGCTAGCACCCCGGCCCACCTGCACTTTGCCCTTCAACACCTTTACCGGCTGAAACGACGACAGGTAAAACGCCGGGTAGCTTCCGGAAACCAGGCCGGTAAACAAAACAAGGCTGAGGCTATACACCCAGAACTGTGGCGACTCGTAGGCGATGCGCAAATGTTTTCCCACCAGGTCATTGTAGAAGGGCAACAGCAACTCCGCCAGCAACACGGCGATGACAAACGCCAGGAAGGCAATGAACAACGACTCGCCCAGAAATTGAAAGATGATCTCAAACTGCCGCGAGCCCACGCTTTTGCGGATGCCCACCTCCCGTGCGCGCCGTTCGGAGCGCGCCGTGGCCAGGTTCATAAAATTGATGCAGGCGATCACCAGGATGAACACGGCGATCACGGTGAACATCTGCACGTATTCGATCATGCCGCCGTTCTCTTTTCCATTCTCAAAGTTGGAGTGCAGGCGCCAGCGCGCGAGCGGGTGCAGATAAAATTCGCGCAGGTCTTGCGTCTCGCCGTGTTTGGTGAGCATGTCGACGATGGCCTTTTCCGTGGCCACCTCGTTCTCGGCTTTGTCGAGCTCCACAAAGACCTGGAAGGAATAGTTGCCCCAGTTGTTTTTGTTGTCTTTGACCCATTGATGGGTCTCGTTGTATTTCCACGGCAACAGGAAATCGAATTGGAAGGTAGAGTTTTCGGGCACGTTCTTCACCACACCGGTCACTTTCAGGTCTTCTTCATCGTCGACGCGGATCACCTGGTTGATGGGGTCGGCATCGCCAAATAACGCCTTGGCTGTTGCTTCGCTGATCACGATGGCGTGCGCATCGGCGAGCACTTGTTTGGCGTCGCCTTTCAGAAGGGGAAATTCGAACATGGTCAGAAATTCCTCGCTCGCATAATAGCCTTGCTTCACCAGGCGGGTTTCCCCCACGGTGAGCATGTGTTCGCCGCCCCAGTCGGTGATGACGGAATTGACAATGTGGCTGTCGCCGGTCTTCATGCCCTCATAGGTCGGCAGGGGAACCGACGTCCAGGAATTGATCCTTCCATCGAAGGTGGCGTTGATCCACACCTGGAACAGGCGATCGGTCTTGGGATGGAAACGATCGAACGAAAGTTCATCGAACACCCAAAGCAGGATGAGGATGCTGCAGGTGATGCCAATGGAAAGGCCCGCGATGTTGATGAAGGAATAGACCCGATTTTTCATCAGGTTGCGGAAAGTGACCAGGACGTAATTTTTGAGCATGACCGTTGGTTTTGGATGGAGTACTGCGAAAAATGGAAATGGTTTCACCCCAAGGGGTCTAAATACTACCCATATCCCGTCTTTTTCTTTGAGACGCCAGCCAAAGGATTGCGTTACAGACGCCGGGGTTGCATGGCCTCCCACATAATTTCTCCGGACACCCTCAAAATATTATCGGTACCTTATGCGACTTATCCCGTAGGTCACGACCGGTTTGAACGGTGAGCAGGATTAGGATGGTGTGGACACCGGTCGTGGCCTTTAGCATTTTATCTCTTTCGCTATGCATCAAAAGCCCTTTGGCAAATTACCCTCCGGCCCGCGGCAGGCGCGCATCGTCAAGTCTCCCCAATACAAGGGCGACAGCTTTCAGAACATCCTCGAGACGCCCATGCTGGCCGACGACATTTCCTATTTCCGGATGTTCAAGGAATATTTTTTCCACGACGACGAGCGCCGCCCCACCCAGATCCTCCCTTCCGTGCGCACGGACCTGAAAGCCCTTCCCGATGGCGAGCCGACCCTGGTTTGGTTTGGACACTCCTCCTACTTCCTCCGCATCGAAGGCAAAAACATCCTGGTCGACCCCGTCTTCAGCGACCGCCCCTCGCCCGTACAATTTGCCGGCACAAAGGCGTACCCCATCCAAACCCCCTATTCGCTCGACGATCTCCCCGACCTCGACGCCGTCATCCTCACCCACGACCACTATGATCACCTGGACTATAGCAGCATCCTCAAACTAAAGCGCCACACCAAAAAATTCTACGCCGCATTAGGCGTCGGCGCGCACCTCTCCTATTGGGGTGTGCCCGAGAGCCACATCCAGGAGTTCGACTGGTGGGAAAGCGCCGAGATCTTTCCGGGCATGCAGCTCACAGCCACACCCGCACGGCATTTTTCGGGGCGTGGCTTCACGCGCTACAAAACGTTGTGGGTATCCTTCGTGCTTCAAACCGCCACCCACCGCATCTTCATCGGTGGAGACTCGGGCTACGACGAGACCTTCAAAAAAATCGGACAGACCTTTGGCCCTTTCGACCTGGCTTTGCTGGAGTGCGGGCAATATGACCGCAAGTGGCCCCTCATCCACATGGCGCCCGAGCAAACCGTACAGGCCGCGGTCGACCTGCAAGCGCGCGTGCTCATGCCCGTGCACTGGGGAAAGTTCACGCTTTCCGTCCATCCCTGGCGCGATCCTATCCGCCGGGCCACAAAACAAGCCGCGATCTCGGGACAGCGACTAACGACCCCGCTTATCGGCGAAGCGATCAGACTCAATAGCTACTTGCCCAACACCGCGTGGTGGGAACAGGTGGGCTAGTGTTTATAGGCACTTTTTGATCTGTGAAGGGACGGATTAATAATGCTTTCCCGAAGGCACCAGGTCCTTTATGGCTTTCAATAGCGGCAGGAGCTTGGGGTTCGGGTACTCGTCATCAAAAGTGTGCGTGTAGGCCTGTTGTTGTGTCGTCGTGATCTCGAGCGTGCCTTGGAGCGCTGCGTCGGAAGCCCTTTGCATTCCCGCTGACGGGAGATCGGGGATACTCTTCAAGGGCACATGCTTCAAAGTCTTCAACACATTGCGCCACTCCCCGGCTTTCAATTTTCTTCCGGATTGCTTCACCTTTTCGTCGGCGCGGAAATCCTCCACGCGCATCACCACGCTATCGGGCGTAACGCGAATACGCTCTTCGTATCCGCGGGTGGACTTTGCGAAGACAATTTGTTTTACACTCTCCTTTTGCTGGGCACTAACCCAACCGTTAGTCATCACCATCATCGCGCAAAGCAGGAAAGCCTTAAAGCGTACAGGCTGAAAAGCTCCTTCCGCCGGCAAGCCAAGCACCATGAAGGTATGGGGCGGTTGTTTTCGCATCATCATCATAAGTTCTATCGGTTGTGAAAAAACAGCCATGGTAGCAGATCGGTATCTGCGAATGCGTTGATCCAACTATCATGCCCGACTTCCGGGTATTCGGTATACTTTACTTCGCCATTCAGTTCTTTCAAGCGGTCGCGCATCCGCCGGGAATTTTCGACCCCGATGACGTCATCTTTCTCGCCGTGGAAAAGCCAAAAAGGAACACGTGCTGCCTCTTTTGAGTATGCCCGCACGTCGCCGCCGCCGCAGATGGCAATGGCGCCGGCAAAGATCCGAGGGTGACGATACACGGCCTCCAGGGTACCCATGCCGCCCATAGACAGACCGATAATGTAAACCCTTCTTCGGTCCACGCCCTCATTTTCCTTCATGTTTTCCAAAAGTTCCATCACCGTTTTCAGCGAGCGGGTGATCGTGTAGGCTTTGTAATTGAAATCCAGGTCGAACGGGCGCTGGTCACGTTGGAATTTGACCGAGGCCCAATAGTCGTTCTCCGGGCATTGGGGCACCACCACAAAGCAGGGAAACGTGCGCCGGTTCTCCGGTTTCAGAAACAGGCTTCCGCCCCATTGAAGCTGCTTTTCGTTGTCGGTTCCCCGCTCGCCGGCGCCGTGCAGCAGCAGTACAAGCGGATATTTTTTGAGCGGATCATAGCCTTCCGGATACAAGATGCGGTAGGGCATGGTCAGACCCGCCGTGCCCGTAAAGGTGTACTTCCGATAAAGCGAAGAGTCCTGTGCGATCGCCATAGACATCACGGTGGAAAGCAGAAAGAGTGTGCCAAGTGACTTCATGGTGTTGTTGGGGCCAGAAATTAGCTAAAGTATTAAAAACAAAAAAGCCAGGCGGTTGGCCTGGCTTTTTGTACTGCAATGATGTCTTATTAATTGGCTAAACGTACGTTAACCGCATTCAAGCCTTTTTTGCCTTCTTTGAGTTCAAAAGTGACTTCATCATTTTCGTGAATCTGATCGACAAGAAGTCCTGAGATGTGTACAAAATACTCTTGTCCTGTTGCTGTTTCCTTGATGAATCCGAATCCTTTGGATTCATTAAAGAATTTTACTGTTCCTTCTTTCATTATTAATAATTATAAAAACTTAGGGCAAAGATAAGGGAATATTTCCAAGTTATCCGCATGGCCTCCTTCCCAACCAAAGAAAATTCTCAACGACAGGCCTATTTCCGGTTTTCAGAGAATCGCAAAATAGTTTGCACAACAATGAAACTAATCACCGCAACTTTGCGTAAAGTACATAGAGCGAATTATGTATAACTTACTGATAAACAACGAGAAACAAACAAAATTTCCCTGGAGAAGCCTTCTCCGGAAGGGTGTGTTGTCTGGCGGAAGAATGCAGAATTTAAATACTGAAAAGCCTGCAGAAGGAGATATGTCTATGGAATGGAACACCGTTTATTTAAGAGGAAAGTCAAATTTCGAAAACGAGGTACGGCACAATCTGGAGCACAATGGCTTCAGGTTCATGCCCGGTTTCTCGCACGAAAAAGGATTGACCCTCTATTGGATCGAGGACAAAAGGTGCCTCCGCGAATTTAAAAAAGCGATCGGTAGCAAGACCGTGTTTAAGTACAGACTGCGATTTTATAACAGCATCGAAGAGTTTGTAGAGTCAAAACACAACGTCTCAACCCTGCGCCTGCCCTCAAAGAGCAGCATTTAAATGTTTTTGGCCCCCCGGCCCGATACCCGTCATTATTTTCAGGCGTTAGCAGCAATCGATTCCTACTTCTTTTTCTTCAGCCAGGTATCCGTCGCCTCCACCAATTCCTCCAAAAATTCCTTTTTCCCTTTTTTGAATGAATGGTCGGCACCGTCAAAAGTCACCAGCGTGGCCGTTGGCAGCTTGCTGCAAACCTCTGTGATGAGGTCTATGGCGGCGAGGGCGTCTCTGGTGCCCTGCAAAAACAGCATGGGGACCTTCACGTTGGCCAGGTGCTCTGCCCGCTCCGTTGAGGGCGCACCGGGCGCGTGAAGGGGAAATCCGTAGAAAACGATGCCTTTCACAAAACCTTTGTCGTTCGCGGATAAATAACGCGCCGACATCCGGCCTCCAAACGATTTACCGGCGGCATAGAGCGGAACCCCGGCAGGCGCCAGGCTTTTCGCACGCTCCAACGCAGCCCCTACCGTCTTTTCCGCGACAGCGGGCACATCGGGTCTTTTTTTCTTATTCTCCACAAATGGAAAATTGTAACGAAAAGTGCCAATGCCGTGGTCGGCAAGCTGCGTGGCCAACTTCTCCATGAAGCTGTGGGTCATGCCCGCACCGGCGCCGTGGGCTAATGCCAGGATAGCCTTGGGGTTGTCGGGGAGACACAGGATGGCCGAAACTTCGCCGATGCTGTCGGATACCGGGAACTTGATGGTTTGATTTTTCATTCGTGCTCGGATAAGGAATACTAAAATACGGGGAACACGAAGATATAGAAATTAGTACGTCATTGCGAGGGAGCAAGGCCCTGCCTTTTCCTTACCTTAACCTATCCCGGAAAAAGCGCGAACCTGCTCCGATCGCAATGACGTTCTAACGGAGGGCAGCAACTAAGGCTGAATCGCTGCGCCCCAATAGTTGTTTACATCGTTAAAATAAGAATGATCGTTCGTGGCGGGCCAATGCGTCTTGTCAAAGCCCGGCATGTCGGCAAAGCTGGCGCGGTCGCGATCAAGGATAAAACACTCCTTGTCCGGATCCAGATACAGCTTGCTGAACGGTATGGCAAACAGCTTTCCACCCAATCCGAGGAAGGCCCCGAATTCGAGCACGGTATAATCGATTCCCCCGCTCACAATGTTGATCATGAGGTTGTCGATCTTGCCAAGGCGTTCGCCCTTTGTGTTCTCAACCGGATCACCGATAATGCTGGTGGCCGTTAACCGGCGCACCGGTGTGTTGGCCGCAGGTCCCTCGTGATTACGTCCGGTCACGTTGTCGACTTCATAATCTTTTCCATGCACATTCATAAAACCTCCTGCTTTTGGTTGAACATCGTTTTCCATAGAAGTGCGCATAAAAATCATGCAAAGTAAAAGTGCCATCCCCAGGCTGCGATAAGCTTCATTCGAAGACAAACTGTGGAATTTGTCCGCCACTGGGGTCTTATGTAAACAGTCGGGCAGACGTTCTGTTTTAATTATTTTTTAAAACGGGTATGCTTCACACCCTTTTTTGTCTTGAAGAGCCGTTGGAAGAAATTGCGGTCGGAGCGCGACATACTGCAATCCAGTTTGCCCGCCAATTCGGGCGAGAGCGCCGGAAAGTGCGCGCCGGTGATGGCCCGGAGTTCGGGATCTTTATTCATGCGCTGCAACATGCCGGCCACGATGGGCAACGCCGTAGCGGAACCCTGTCCCATGGACGTGCTCCGGAAGTGAATGGCCGGATCGTCAGCGCCCACCCAGCAGCCGATCACCAATTTTGGGGTGATGCCGATAAACCAGCCATCGGCGTTGGATTGCGTGGTGCCGGTTTTGCCGGCCACATCGTTGTTGAGTCCATATTTAGAACGCAGACCCGAGCCCGTGCCCTCGTTCACCACCCGCTTCAACATGTGTAGCATGATGTCGGCCGTTTCTTTTGACAGGGCGCGTTCGGATTTGTTGTTTTTGCCAAACGAATCGAGACGTTTGCCCTGGTTGGTGGTGATGGCCGTGATGTAGACCGGCTTCCGGTAATTTCCTCCATTGGCAAAAACGCTATAAGCGCCCACCATTTCCATCATGGAAATAGACGGCGTGCCGAGCGCAATAGACGGCACGGCCGGCAGGTCGCTGTGAATACCCATGCGGCGGGCGATGGCAATGGCATTGGGAATGCCCGCCTTTTCCAGCAGCTTCACCGACACGGTGTTCACGGAACCGGCCAGGCCTCCCTCCATGGAATATTTCTGATCGTACGTTTCGGTGTTGGAATTTTCAGGCGTCCATCCTTCCATGTTGGTGTATTCCGTCCGGCGCGCCGAGATGTAGTCGCAAGGACTCACGCCTTGCTCGATGGCAGCGGCGTACACCACGGGTTTGAAAGTTGATCCCACTTGTCGCCGCGTGCTCTCGCGAACGTGGTCGTATTGGAAAAATTCGTGATCGATCCCTCCTACCCAGGCTTTCACGGCGCCCGTGCGCGGGTCGGTGGCGAGCAAGCCGGCTTGCAGAAATTGAAGGTGGTGAAGCAGCGAATCGTAGGCGCTCATTTTCATTTCGCGCTCGCCCTGCCAGGTAAAGACCTTTCGCATGCCGCTCTTCTTCAGGTCGGCCATGATCTCTTTTTCGGATCGGCCTTCGGCGGATTCGGCAAGGTATTGAGGAAGGGACTTCAGTTTGGAGGCAGCCGCATTCTTGATACTGCGCTTGTCCACCTGGGACGCGAACCGGGTTTGCAACACTTTCATGTGCGACTGCATGGCGGCCTCGGCATAGCCCTGCAGGCGTGAGTCGATGGTGGTGTATATTTTCAGCCCATCGGTATACAAATTATAGGGTGTGCCGTCCGGCTTTTTATGATCCTGGCACCAGGCCAGCAATTCGGCTTTGAGGTAGGCGCGAAAATAGGGCGCGAGACCGGAGTTGTGCGTGATCTTTTGATAGCGCAGCTTCAGGGGAAGCGCCTGCAGGGAGTCGGCTTCCGCTTTGGTGAGGTATTCGTATTTCTCCATTTGTGCCAGCACGACGTCTCTTCGCAGTTTGGCACGTTCGGGGAACAGTCGCGGGTTGTAGGTGTGTGTAGCTTTGAGCATCCCGACGAGCACGGCGGCCTGGTCGGTGGTGAGCTTGTTCACCGGCGTGGAGTAAAAGCGCTCGGCCGCGGTCTTGATGCCATAGACGTTGTCGCCAAAAGGAATGGTGTTGAGATAGAGCACGATGATGTCGTCTTTCGAATAGACGCTCTCCAGCCGACGGGCGATGATCATTTCCTGGATCTTGTTCACCGCCAAAGAGAACATCACATGCGGCTGACGGGGATACAAGTTCTTGGCCAATTGCTGCGTCAGGGTGCTCCCTCCCCCCGCCGACTCACTTTGAAAAAAGATGCCTTTGATCAGCACGCGGAACATGCTCCGGGTGTCGATCCCCGAATGTTTGTAGAAGCGCGCGTCCTCGGTAGCAATCAGGGCGTTTTTGAGTCGTTTCGGGATGGCTGAGCCGGGCACGGTGGAACGTTCCTGGAGATAATAGCGGCCCAGCAAAACACTGTCGGCGCTATACACCTCGGTGGCCACCTGGTGGCGGATGTCGCGCAACTCGTCGCGGCCGGGCACGTGGCCAAAGACACCAACCCAAACCATCGCCACAAACAATAGGGCCAGTATGCAAAGTCCGGCAAAGAAAAATAATATAGAACGAATGATCCGCTGGTGACGGAGCGATTGCTGGAAAAGGCGGTTCAGGATCGCTTTGCAGCGTTCTAAAAGTT carries:
- a CDS encoding IS3 family transposase, which produces MKLRYKHIALIRLCRLLGITSQAYYQHFKHQNSQQTTLKVVLSQVYKIRDRHPRMGGRKIYRMIQSFLHEHQIKMGRDAFFKLLEINNLLVVRKKRKVFTTNSQHHFHKYPNLIKQCIPDRVNQLWVSDITYWKINSGYVYISLITDAYSRKIIGYHVAKTLEATGTVQALKMALRTIQTKPISLIHHSDRGLQYCCRQYTQLLRDSLIQISMTENGDPYENALAERVNGILKEEYLNEYSVHNLNQAKMTMDLVVRLYNEERPHMSCGYQTPEIIHSRC
- a CDS encoding YwbE family protein, which produces MNGTLRANITPGQRVAIVQKKDQRSGTLTEGVVKDILTNSPTHPHGIKVRLDNGIVGRVKKILS
- a CDS encoding ABC transporter permease, with the protein product MLKNYVLVTFRNLMKNRVYSFINIAGLSIGITCSILILLWVFDELSFDRFHPKTDRLFQVWINATFDGRINSWTSVPLPTYEGMKTGDSHIVNSVITDWGGEHMLTVGETRLVKQGYYASEEFLTMFEFPLLKGDAKQVLADAHAIVISEATAKALFGDADPINQVIRVDDEEDLKVTGVVKNVPENSTFQFDFLLPWKYNETHQWVKDNKNNWGNYSFQVFVELDKAENEVATEKAIVDMLTKHGETQDLREFYLHPLARWRLHSNFENGKENGGMIEYVQMFTVIAVFILVIACINFMNLATARSERRAREVGIRKSVGSRQFEIIFQFLGESLFIAFLAFVIAVLLAELLLPFYNDLVGKHLRIAYESPQFWVYSLSLVLFTGLVSGSYPAFYLSSFQPVKVLKGKVQVGRGASTPRKVLVILQFVFSIFLIIGTLVIYKQIQHVKSRDIGYSQKGLITVDYTTDIGKNYKTIKQELLQSGAVKAVTKSNSPITQIYSNNFLNWPGEAPDRRVIFATIATEYDYVKTMGIKLLEGRDFSEDFKSDTAAILVNKAAMDIMQLKDPIGTKLDLWGKKKELIGIVDNVLMGSPDRQIGPMFIVLQPDWISAVSIRLDETKDIKESLARVEAVFKKYNPAYPFEYTFVDVEFQKKFTNINMISRLASLFASLAVVITGLGLFGLAAFTAEQRTKEIGIRKVLGASVSSLVGLMSRDFSKLVIIAFVFSAPLAWWLLNSYLERYQYRIEIPWWVFPFTGVLALIFALLIVSTQAMRAARSNPVNSLRNE
- a CDS encoding MBL fold metallo-hydrolase produces the protein MHQKPFGKLPSGPRQARIVKSPQYKGDSFQNILETPMLADDISYFRMFKEYFFHDDERRPTQILPSVRTDLKALPDGEPTLVWFGHSSYFLRIEGKNILVDPVFSDRPSPVQFAGTKAYPIQTPYSLDDLPDLDAVILTHDHYDHLDYSSILKLKRHTKKFYAALGVGAHLSYWGVPESHIQEFDWWESAEIFPGMQLTATPARHFSGRGFTRYKTLWVSFVLQTATHRIFIGGDSGYDETFKKIGQTFGPFDLALLECGQYDRKWPLIHMAPEQTVQAAVDLQARVLMPVHWGKFTLSVHPWRDPIRRATKQAAISGQRLTTPLIGEAIRLNSYLPNTAWWEQVG
- a CDS encoding prolyl oligopeptidase family serine peptidase translates to MKSLGTLFLLSTVMSMAIAQDSSLYRKYTFTGTAGLTMPYRILYPEGYDPLKKYPLVLLLHGAGERGTDNEKQLQWGGSLFLKPENRRTFPCFVVVPQCPENDYWASVKFQRDQRPFDLDFNYKAYTITRSLKTVMELLENMKENEGVDRRRVYIIGLSMGGMGTLEAVYRHPRIFAGAIAICGGGDVRAYSKEAARVPFWLFHGEKDDVIGVENSRRMRDRLKELNGEVKYTEYPEVGHDSWINAFADTDLLPWLFFHNR
- a CDS encoding cold-shock protein — encoded protein: MKEGTVKFFNESKGFGFIKETATGQEYFVHISGLLVDQIHENDEVTFELKEGKKGLNAVNVRLAN
- a CDS encoding alpha/beta family hydrolase, whose translation is MKNQTIKFPVSDSIGEVSAILCLPDNPKAILALAHGAGAGMTHSFMEKLATQLADHGIGTFRYNFPFVENKKKRPDVPAVAEKTVGAALERAKSLAPAGVPLYAAGKSFGGRMSARYLSANDKGFVKGIVFYGFPLHAPGAPSTERAEHLANVKVPMLFLQGTRDALAAIDLITEVCSKLPTATLVTFDGADHSFKKGKKEFLEELVEATDTWLKKKK
- a CDS encoding PRC-barrel domain-containing protein, which gives rise to MENDVQPKAGGFMNVHGKDYEVDNVTGRNHEGPAANTPVRRLTATSIIGDPVENTKGERLGKIDNLMINIVSGGIDYTVLEFGAFLGLGGKLFAIPFSKLYLDPDKECFILDRDRASFADMPGFDKTHWPATNDHSYFNDVNNYWGAAIQP
- a CDS encoding transglycosylase domain-containing protein, producing MNESFFELLERCKAILNRLFQQSLRHQRIIRSILFFFAGLCILALLFVAMVWVGVFGHVPGRDELRDIRHQVATEVYSADSVLLGRYYLQERSTVPGSAIPKRLKNALIATEDARFYKHSGIDTRSMFRVLIKGIFFQSESAGGGSTLTQQLAKNLYPRQPHVMFSLAVNKIQEMIIARRLESVYSKDDIIVLYLNTIPFGDNVYGIKTAAERFYSTPVNKLTTDQAAVLVGMLKATHTYNPRLFPERAKLRRDVVLAQMEKYEYLTKAEADSLQALPLKLRYQKITHNSGLAPYFRAYLKAELLAWCQDHKKPDGTPYNLYTDGLKIYTTIDSRLQGYAEAAMQSHMKVLQTRFASQVDKRSIKNAAASKLKSLPQYLAESAEGRSEKEIMADLKKSGMRKVFTWQGEREMKMSAYDSLLHHLQFLQAGLLATDPRTGAVKAWVGGIDHEFFQYDHVRESTRRQVGSTFKPVVYAAAIEQGVSPCDYISARRTEYTNMEGWTPENSNTETYDQKYSMEGGLAGSVNTVSVKLLEKAGIPNAIAIARRMGIHSDLPAVPSIALGTPSISMMEMVGAYSVFANGGNYRKPVYITAITTNQGKRLDSFGKNNKSERALSKETADIMLHMLKRVVNEGTGSGLRSKYGLNNDVAGKTGTTQSNADGWFIGITPKLVIGCWVGADDPAIHFRSTSMGQGSATALPIVAGMLQRMNKDPELRAITGAHFPALSPELAGKLDCSMSRSDRNFFQRLFKTKKGVKHTRFKK